A section of the Solitalea canadensis DSM 3403 genome encodes:
- a CDS encoding peptidylprolyl isomerase, which translates to MKKLLTLGLLLASVFGAFAQQKSIDKVVGVVGNKIVLQSDVESQYLEYLRQQNPPNEKVKCTILNELLLQKLLLNQAELDSLQVDENQVEQTIDQRIQYFTQQVGSIEKLEKELLGKSVLQFKEDIRPQVHEQLLARQMQGKVTEGTTISPAEVKAFYEKIPLDSLPLYSTEVEIGQIVKFPSFSKDQKDLAKAKLEALRARVRAGEDFGTLAALYSQDPGSAAHNGELGYFSRGQMVTPFEAVAFKLKPGEVSPIVETKFGYHILQSIDRRGDQVNVRHILVKPEFGQKELTKARNDLDSAVYYIKEKKLNFAEAALLYSDDVETRSSGGMMHSPENQRSTLIPLNLVGQMDQELPAMIDTMKVGEFSRIVPFINQREGKQGFRVIYFKSQAEPHRANLDLDYSRIQEAALQDKQHRIFDQWVAKKRAEKYVRISSEYENCAEVQPWLKKDQQKASN; encoded by the coding sequence ATGAAGAAACTTTTAACCTTAGGTTTATTACTGGCAAGTGTTTTTGGAGCCTTTGCTCAACAAAAGTCGATTGATAAAGTAGTTGGTGTGGTTGGCAACAAGATTGTTCTGCAATCTGATGTGGAGTCACAATATCTTGAATATCTACGTCAACAAAACCCGCCAAACGAAAAAGTAAAATGCACCATTTTAAATGAGCTTTTACTTCAGAAATTATTACTTAACCAAGCTGAGCTTGACAGTTTACAGGTTGATGAGAACCAGGTAGAGCAAACTATCGATCAACGTATCCAGTATTTCACGCAACAAGTTGGGTCAATAGAAAAGCTTGAGAAAGAACTATTAGGAAAATCTGTTTTACAATTTAAAGAAGATATTCGTCCACAGGTTCACGAACAATTACTTGCTCGTCAGATGCAAGGAAAAGTAACGGAAGGGACTACCATTTCTCCTGCAGAAGTAAAGGCGTTTTACGAAAAAATCCCTCTTGACAGCTTGCCGCTATACAGTACAGAAGTTGAAATTGGCCAGATTGTAAAATTTCCAAGCTTCAGTAAAGACCAAAAAGATTTGGCGAAAGCTAAACTTGAAGCTTTACGTGCCCGTGTTAGAGCAGGTGAAGATTTCGGAACTTTAGCAGCACTTTATTCGCAAGATCCGGGATCTGCAGCACATAACGGTGAGTTAGGTTATTTCAGCCGCGGACAAATGGTTACTCCTTTTGAAGCAGTGGCGTTCAAACTGAAACCCGGAGAGGTTTCACCAATTGTTGAGACAAAATTTGGTTACCATATCTTACAGTCAATTGATCGTCGTGGCGACCAAGTGAACGTTCGCCATATTTTAGTCAAGCCAGAATTTGGACAAAAAGAACTAACAAAGGCCCGCAATGACCTTGATAGTGCGGTTTACTACATCAAAGAAAAGAAATTAAACTTTGCAGAAGCTGCATTATTGTATTCTGATGATGTTGAAACTCGCTCAAGTGGAGGCATGATGCACAGCCCTGAAAATCAACGCTCAACCCTTATTCCATTAAACTTAGTGGGTCAGATGGATCAAGAGTTGCCAGCAATGATTGATACAATGAAAGTTGGTGAATTTAGCCGAATTGTTCCATTTATCAATCAACGGGAAGGTAAACAAGGCTTCAGGGTGATTTATTTTAAATCGCAGGCTGAACCACACAGAGCGAATCTGGATTTAGACTATTCTCGTATACAGGAAGCAGCCTTACAAGATAAACAGCACCGAATCTTTGATCAATGGGTTGCTAAAAAACGCGCTGAGAAATATGTCAGAATATCTTCTGAATATGAAAATTGTGCAGAAGTTCAACCATGGCTGAAAAAAGATCAGCAGAAGGCATCCAACTAA
- a CDS encoding AAA family ATPase has translation MSLYSSEVEAVEALTASYKEIQTEVSKVIIGQEDVIKSVLIAIFSNGHCLLVGVPGLAKTLLVQTVSRVLDLSYNRIQFTPDLMPSDITGSEILSEDRSFKFIRGPVFANIILADEINRTPPKTQAALLEAMQERTVTTSGVNHKLPKPFFVLATQNPIEQEGTYPLPEAQLDRFMFNVKLDYPSFEEELLVVRNTTSNLKPDLTKIISAEQIEYFQHLVRNIPVTDNVLNYAVKMVSKTRPGTSHATDKINQYLTWGAGPRASQFLVLGAKCHAALMGKYSPDIEDVQAIATEVLRHRIVRNYKAEAEGISVESIIKSLF, from the coding sequence ATGTCGTTATACAGTTCAGAAGTTGAAGCAGTTGAAGCGCTAACAGCGTCATATAAAGAAATACAAACGGAAGTTTCAAAGGTTATTATTGGGCAGGAAGATGTTATCAAATCTGTTCTGATTGCCATATTTAGCAACGGACATTGTTTATTGGTAGGTGTTCCTGGATTGGCTAAAACATTACTGGTGCAAACGGTTTCGAGAGTTTTAGACTTAAGCTACAACAGGATACAGTTTACTCCTGACCTGATGCCTTCTGACATTACCGGTTCAGAAATATTAAGCGAAGACCGCTCTTTTAAATTTATCAGAGGTCCTGTGTTTGCCAATATCATTTTGGCAGACGAGATTAACCGTACGCCACCTAAAACACAGGCGGCGTTGCTTGAAGCCATGCAGGAACGTACCGTTACTACAAGCGGAGTAAATCATAAACTGCCAAAACCATTCTTCGTACTGGCCACACAAAATCCGATTGAACAGGAAGGTACCTATCCGTTGCCAGAAGCACAACTGGATCGTTTTATGTTTAATGTAAAACTTGATTATCCATCGTTTGAAGAGGAATTATTAGTGGTACGTAATACTACTTCTAATTTAAAGCCCGACTTAACAAAGATCATTTCAGCAGAACAGATTGAGTATTTCCAGCACTTGGTAAGGAATATACCGGTTACTGATAATGTACTAAACTATGCTGTTAAAATGGTAAGTAAAACCCGACCGGGAACTTCCCATGCAACAGATAAAATAAACCAATATTTAACCTGGGGAGCTGGACCAAGAGCTTCACAGTTTTTAGTATTAGGAGCTAAATGCCATGCCGCGTTAATGGGCAAATACTCTCCGGATATTGAAGACGTACAGGCCATTGCGACTGAAGTTTTACGCCACCGTATTGTCCGCAATTATAAAGCAGAAGCAGAAGGCATCAGCGTTGAGTCAATTATAAAAAGCTTATTCTAG
- a CDS encoding IS256 family transposase, producing the protein METPEFDLEFIKKKALEQFRSGKSLYGKEGAFAPLLKHFLEAALQAELEGHLDEEERNSGNRKNGKGQKQLKTSDGTLTIETPRDRTGTFEPELIRKRETILAESLESKILGMYGLGMSFRDISKHIKDMYDTDISHATLSAITDKILPQIKEWQSRPLEELYTIVWLDAMHYKVKEDNRVVSRAVYNILGINRYGKKELLGMYVSQSEGANFWLGVLTDLKNRGVSDILIACIDNLKGFAEAINAVFTETEVQTCIVHQIRNSLKYVASKDQKEFMKDLKPVYQAVNKDLAELRLEELEEKWGRKYPVVLQSWRHNWEKLSTYFKYDVAIRRLIYTTNTIEGFHRQVRKVTKTKGAFTSDTALIKLIYLAHGNISQKWTMPLTNWAQTASHLAIWFDGRMKLDLN; encoded by the coding sequence ATGGAAACACCAGAATTTGATTTAGAGTTTATTAAGAAGAAAGCCTTGGAGCAGTTTCGCTCAGGTAAGTCTCTGTACGGCAAAGAAGGGGCATTCGCACCATTGCTGAAACATTTTTTAGAAGCCGCCTTGCAAGCAGAGTTAGAGGGCCATTTGGATGAGGAGGAACGCAACTCGGGCAATCGGAAGAATGGCAAAGGCCAAAAGCAACTCAAAACGTCCGATGGAACGCTGACCATCGAGACTCCCCGCGACCGAACCGGCACCTTTGAACCCGAACTGATCCGAAAACGGGAAACCATCCTGGCCGAAAGCCTAGAGTCTAAGATACTGGGGATGTACGGCCTGGGGATGAGCTTCCGGGACATCTCCAAACACATCAAGGATATGTATGACACGGACATCTCCCACGCCACCCTGAGCGCCATTACCGACAAGATCCTCCCGCAGATAAAAGAATGGCAAAGCCGTCCTTTGGAAGAACTGTACACTATCGTTTGGCTGGATGCCATGCATTATAAGGTGAAAGAAGATAACCGGGTGGTATCGCGGGCTGTTTACAACATTCTGGGCATCAATCGTTATGGTAAAAAAGAGCTATTGGGCATGTACGTTTCGCAAAGTGAAGGCGCCAATTTCTGGCTGGGCGTACTGACCGATTTAAAGAACCGTGGAGTCAGCGACATCCTGATCGCCTGCATTGATAACTTAAAAGGCTTTGCAGAAGCCATTAACGCTGTTTTTACCGAAACAGAAGTACAAACCTGCATCGTTCATCAAATCCGCAACAGTCTGAAATACGTGGCCTCTAAAGATCAAAAAGAGTTCATGAAAGACCTGAAGCCTGTTTACCAGGCTGTAAACAAAGATCTGGCCGAATTACGGCTGGAGGAACTGGAGGAGAAATGGGGCAGGAAGTATCCGGTGGTCTTGCAGTCCTGGCGCCATAACTGGGAAAAGCTTAGTACGTATTTCAAATACGATGTGGCTATCCGACGTTTGATCTATACGACCAATACCATTGAAGGCTTTCATCGGCAGGTACGCAAAGTGACCAAAACCAAAGGCGCCTTCACCTCGGACACGGCCCTGATCAAATTGATTTATCTGGCCCATGGCAACATCAGCCAGAAATGGACCATGCCGCTGACCAACTGGGCCCAAACCGCCTCTCACCTGGCCATTTGGTTTGATGGAAGAATGAAGTTAGATTTGAACTAA
- a CDS encoding S8 family peptidase — MSYNSKMKKLILFTSILFAYGSVVAQQAQTKHPLNWHLLSYDADSVYGVGVQKAYAELLQGKKSNKIIVAVLDTGIDTLHEDLKNVLWTNKKEIAGNGIDDDKNGYVDDIHGWSFLGSKDGKQNVENGSSEADREYVRILKKYNNDTTKITDPKEKAYLHFLLPKLKVVSLRNHLESMKEIYFGMLKVDSVLRDYYKTDSVSYEQVTQFKTDDPQLMIAAGRLRTEMYNQKGPRSVKAAIEFRKAIYERVKENLNDARNLKVDERVVVGDDPDDINDRFYGNNLLLFKPSGHGTHVSGIIGAQRNNGNNANGIADNVEIMTVRVVPQGDEYDKDIACGIRYAVDNGAKIINMSFGKGVSAHKEWVDDAFKYAESKGVLLVHAAGNDSKNSDSIPSYPTKNLIKGGALNNFINVGASASSGIATGFSNYGKTQVDIFAPGANILSTMPDNKYAESQGTSMAAPVVSGVAALVWSYYPELTMVQLKDILLKSVTVITKETSLPGNRRVKVTFDKLCITGGIVNAYNAVKMAEEMKTKKNSGKKAK; from the coding sequence ATGAGTTATAATAGCAAGATGAAGAAATTAATTCTTTTTACCTCGATATTATTTGCGTACGGAAGCGTGGTTGCTCAACAAGCCCAAACAAAGCATCCTCTTAATTGGCACTTATTATCGTATGATGCAGATAGTGTATACGGTGTTGGTGTTCAAAAGGCTTATGCAGAGTTGCTTCAAGGTAAGAAAAGCAATAAGATAATTGTAGCTGTACTTGATACGGGAATTGATACACTGCACGAGGATCTTAAGAATGTGCTCTGGACTAACAAAAAAGAAATAGCTGGTAACGGAATTGATGATGATAAGAACGGTTATGTTGATGATATTCACGGTTGGAGCTTTTTAGGAAGTAAGGATGGAAAGCAAAATGTGGAAAACGGAAGTAGTGAGGCAGATCGTGAATATGTGCGCATCCTGAAAAAATACAATAATGACACAACTAAAATTACTGACCCTAAAGAAAAGGCCTATTTACACTTTTTATTACCTAAGCTAAAAGTGGTTTCGTTAAGAAATCATCTTGAGAGTATGAAGGAGATATACTTTGGTATGTTAAAGGTTGATTCGGTTTTAAGAGACTATTATAAAACTGATTCGGTTTCATATGAACAGGTAACTCAGTTTAAAACCGATGATCCTCAATTAATGATAGCCGCTGGGAGATTACGAACCGAGATGTACAATCAGAAAGGACCACGGTCAGTGAAGGCGGCAATAGAATTCAGAAAGGCTATTTATGAAAGAGTAAAGGAAAACCTGAATGATGCCAGGAACTTGAAAGTTGACGAACGCGTAGTTGTAGGTGATGATCCGGACGATATAAATGACCGGTTCTATGGTAATAACTTGCTTTTGTTTAAACCTTCCGGACACGGAACGCATGTTTCCGGAATAATTGGCGCTCAGCGTAACAATGGAAATAATGCCAATGGAATAGCAGACAATGTGGAGATAATGACCGTGCGTGTAGTTCCACAGGGAGATGAATATGATAAAGACATTGCTTGCGGGATTCGATATGCAGTTGATAATGGGGCGAAGATCATCAACATGAGTTTTGGAAAAGGAGTTTCTGCGCACAAAGAGTGGGTGGATGATGCATTTAAATATGCAGAATCCAAAGGGGTACTACTTGTCCATGCTGCGGGAAATGACAGTAAGAACTCGGACAGCATACCATCTTATCCAACTAAAAATTTAATAAAAGGAGGAGCGTTAAATAATTTCATAAATGTAGGAGCTTCTGCATCAAGCGGAATTGCCACAGGTTTTTCAAATTATGGGAAAACACAGGTAGACATTTTTGCCCCAGGCGCTAATATCCTTTCAACCATGCCGGATAATAAATATGCGGAATCACAAGGAACCAGTATGGCAGCTCCTGTGGTTTCGGGTGTAGCTGCATTGGTTTGGTCTTATTATCCTGAATTAACGATGGTGCAGTTAAAGGATATTCTATTAAAATCAGTTACCGTAATAACCAAGGAAACATCACTTCCGGGTAATAGAAGGGTTAAAGTTACATTTGATAAACTTTGCATAACTGGAGGGATTGTAAATGCATACAATGCAGTGAAAATGGCAGAAGAGATGAAGACTAAGAAAAATTCAGGAAAAAAGGCAAAATAG
- a CDS encoding TlpA family protein disulfide reductase has protein sequence MNVKKCLAASLFLLTTMSGVKAQNLSEIKGKLDMNRPEPVKLFKVMEGRMEEVAISNPSKNGYFGFIFQPEYKGFYVVGVGEAISGMKNKYKFYFQGNDKLSLILNDSTYTLAGENSKENKLLTDWHNVVQPVEYNAINVFRQSYKEFFPILTKVADQSATWMKGKSSGNKEFDRLLAQTINYDVAFYAMGFLKTPRTIHPSKEDYNDYLKNFHPADYLSNLELLKYPYGTRVLGQLAYFNRRDDKDVTVDKVINAIPNDQLKGEFALENAGYARSFTNYLELVDKYGKYFLTEDQKRRSQAIGAKLASFKPTEKAINFTYPDINEKQVSLTDFKGKLVLVDVWATWCGPCKKEIPALKKLEEELRGKDVVFMSVSVDQLKDKEKWKDFVSAENLVGVQLFAGASPDIMTNYQIKGIPRFMLFDKKGNIINVDAPRPSEPKLKETILEWLNKS, from the coding sequence ATGAATGTAAAGAAATGTTTAGCAGCTTCATTGTTCTTATTAACAACAATGAGCGGCGTAAAGGCACAAAATCTTAGTGAGATTAAAGGTAAGCTCGATATGAACAGACCGGAGCCTGTAAAATTGTTTAAGGTTATGGAAGGACGTATGGAAGAAGTAGCCATTTCTAACCCATCAAAAAATGGATACTTTGGGTTTATCTTTCAACCTGAGTACAAAGGTTTTTATGTGGTAGGAGTAGGAGAGGCTATATCCGGAATGAAAAATAAATACAAGTTTTACTTTCAGGGAAATGACAAGTTAAGTCTTATATTAAATGATTCAACTTATACATTAGCAGGTGAAAATTCTAAAGAAAATAAACTCCTTACCGATTGGCATAATGTGGTACAGCCGGTTGAATATAATGCGATCAATGTTTTCAGACAGAGCTATAAAGAGTTTTTTCCTATATTAACGAAAGTTGCCGATCAGTCTGCAACCTGGATGAAAGGAAAGTCATCAGGCAATAAAGAGTTTGATCGGTTGTTAGCACAAACAATAAATTATGATGTAGCTTTTTATGCAATGGGCTTTTTGAAAACGCCTCGTACCATCCACCCATCTAAAGAAGACTATAATGATTATCTAAAGAATTTTCATCCTGCTGATTATCTTTCAAACCTCGAACTTTTGAAATATCCTTACGGTACAAGAGTTCTGGGACAGCTCGCATATTTTAATAGGAGAGATGATAAAGACGTAACAGTTGATAAAGTAATTAATGCAATACCTAATGATCAGTTAAAAGGTGAGTTTGCTTTGGAAAATGCTGGTTATGCAAGATCATTTACCAATTACCTGGAATTAGTAGATAAATACGGGAAATATTTCTTAACAGAAGATCAAAAACGTCGCTCTCAGGCAATAGGAGCAAAATTAGCTTCATTTAAACCTACGGAAAAAGCTATTAATTTTACTTATCCTGATATTAATGAAAAACAGGTCTCGTTAACTGATTTTAAAGGAAAATTGGTTTTAGTTGATGTTTGGGCCACCTGGTGCGGACCGTGCAAAAAGGAAATACCGGCATTGAAAAAATTAGAAGAGGAGCTTCGCGGTAAGGATGTAGTGTTTATGAGTGTTTCTGTTGATCAATTAAAAGATAAAGAAAAATGGAAGGACTTTGTGTCTGCAGAAAATTTGGTTGGTGTTCAGTTGTTTGCAGGCGCTTCACCTGATATTATGACAAATTATCAAATTAAAGGCATTCCCCGTTTTATGTTGTTCGACAAAAAAGGCAATATCATAAATGTGGATGCACCACGTCCGAGCGAACCTAAATTGAAAGAAACCATTTTAGAATGGCTGAATAAATCGTAA
- a CDS encoding RagB/SusD family nutrient uptake outer membrane protein, with translation MKIIKYIIGFAVCLTVLTSCEKDVLDKDDLSRTSEGTVWNDITLVDKYVNYFYSTISSDFPTATNWDVATDIGDNGLANDIYKTEKYSNALQANWTSADKVAFYERWTTLYQNVRRANDFLSRIDGVRGDENLKKRMKAEIRFFRAMYYFELTRTFSDDPGVNADPLGVPIIEKALVFGQDSINIPRSTQKECIDYVVAELDQTAKDLGELPTSYTSQVGRITKGAALALKGRMLLHVGRYQESATVNKEVMDMGYTLYPDYSKLFTVKNNPEIILSVQHNNVLLERGHRIDYYLSPGSQGGYARWNPTQNLVDSYELTDGKQPSASALYDPQNPYLNRDKRFYATIVYDGSTYRGKVMQLYTGGFDINNGGLFKSQTNYYLRKFAAESYTDMTNTLTGSDQNWIVIRLGEVMLNYAEAQNESIGPDESVYNAINAIRARAGQPNLPTGLSQDEMRQRIRQERKIELAFEDFRFWDVRRWRIADQADQLSIYGITVTLDATTGKKTFTKKLVETRPFPQKFYSTPIPIDELNNNKKMIQNFYWK, from the coding sequence ATGAAAATTATAAAATATATAATAGGGTTTGCAGTTTGCCTTACCGTGTTAACTTCTTGTGAAAAAGATGTTTTAGATAAGGATGACCTGTCCCGTACATCTGAAGGCACTGTTTGGAATGATATTACATTGGTAGATAAATATGTTAATTATTTCTACTCAACCATTTCAAGTGATTTTCCGACAGCAACAAATTGGGATGTTGCTACAGATATTGGTGATAATGGATTAGCAAATGATATCTACAAAACTGAAAAATATAGCAATGCGTTGCAGGCAAATTGGACCTCTGCAGATAAAGTAGCTTTCTATGAGCGGTGGACTACCTTATACCAAAATGTACGCAGAGCAAATGATTTTTTAAGTCGTATTGATGGTGTAAGAGGTGATGAGAATCTGAAAAAACGTATGAAGGCTGAGATTCGTTTTTTTCGAGCCATGTATTATTTTGAATTGACCAGAACGTTTAGTGATGATCCAGGAGTAAATGCAGACCCTCTTGGAGTTCCCATAATCGAGAAAGCGTTGGTTTTTGGTCAGGATTCAATTAACATACCGCGTAGTACCCAAAAAGAATGTATAGACTATGTTGTCGCAGAGCTTGATCAGACAGCTAAAGATTTAGGCGAATTACCTACTTCCTATACTTCGCAAGTTGGGCGTATTACAAAAGGAGCAGCTTTGGCATTGAAAGGCCGTATGTTGTTACATGTTGGTCGTTACCAGGAATCTGCAACAGTAAATAAAGAGGTAATGGACATGGGTTATACTTTATATCCCGATTATTCAAAACTGTTTACCGTAAAAAATAACCCGGAAATTATTCTGTCTGTACAACATAATAATGTATTGTTGGAAAGAGGACACCGAATCGATTATTATTTAAGTCCGGGATCTCAGGGTGGTTATGCGCGTTGGAACCCAACACAAAACCTTGTTGATTCCTATGAACTTACAGATGGAAAACAGCCTTCTGCATCTGCATTGTATGATCCTCAGAATCCTTATTTAAACCGTGATAAGCGTTTTTATGCAACAATTGTGTACGATGGTTCTACTTATCGGGGTAAAGTAATGCAGTTGTATACAGGAGGATTTGATATTAATAACGGAGGGTTATTTAAGTCGCAAACGAATTATTATTTGCGCAAGTTTGCTGCTGAAAGTTATACAGATATGACGAATACCCTAACTGGTAGCGATCAAAATTGGATCGTAATTCGCTTGGGGGAGGTAATGTTAAATTATGCTGAGGCTCAAAATGAATCCATTGGTCCGGATGAAAGTGTATACAATGCAATTAATGCTATTAGAGCAAGAGCCGGACAACCCAATTTGCCAACAGGCTTATCTCAAGATGAAATGCGTCAGCGTATTCGTCAGGAACGAAAAATAGAATTAGCGTTTGAAGATTTCAGGTTCTGGGATGTGCGTCGTTGGAGAATTGCTGATCAGGCAGACCAATTGAGTATTTATGGAATCACCGTTACATTAGATGCTACAACAGGAAAGAAAACCTTCACAAAGAAATTAGTAGAAACTCGTCCTTTCCCGCAGAAGTTTTATTCTACTCCAATTCCTATTGATGAATTGAATAACAATAAAAAGATGATTCAGAATTTTTATTGGAAATAA